One part of the Tunicatimonas pelagia genome encodes these proteins:
- a CDS encoding glycosyltransferase family 4 protein, with product MLLTEYPWVLLSFVLLTSFFITSAVIPAVIRVAREKHLLDEPNNRSSHWQKTPSLGGVAIFAAIIIVFTMASHWSSSSDFSFFQVLPAIVILFFVGIKDDILVIDPVKKLLAQLVAGIIFIGLTDIRIGNFYGMLGVHQLPYMMSFGLTLFIFVVVTNAYNLIDGIDGLAGCLGIIAAIAYGTYFAVVGVIWGTVLCATLVGALVGFLRYNFSKQHKIFMGDSGSLVIGFILAVLSVKFIQFNESPNAWYIGNAPTVAIAVLAIPLFDTLRVFSHRLLRKVSPFTPDRNHVHHLIVDNGHKHAQATIYLSFVGALIIAASLLFAQSSIALSLSVIVLIFTVYALAVQRRYLVRRSKLVVPKRTVVVKEKAVERSRETATLQPQTARATSISA from the coding sequence ATGTTACTGACTGAATATCCTTGGGTATTACTCTCCTTTGTATTGCTCACTTCATTTTTTATCACTTCAGCAGTTATACCCGCCGTTATTCGGGTGGCCCGAGAAAAACACCTGCTAGATGAGCCTAATAACCGGAGTTCTCATTGGCAGAAAACCCCTAGTTTGGGCGGAGTAGCTATTTTCGCAGCGATCATTATTGTTTTTACGATGGCTTCGCACTGGAGTAGCTCGTCAGATTTTTCTTTTTTTCAAGTGCTACCGGCTATTGTTATTTTATTTTTTGTCGGGATAAAAGACGATATTTTGGTCATTGATCCGGTTAAAAAACTGTTGGCGCAATTGGTGGCGGGTATTATTTTTATTGGCTTGACAGATATCCGAATTGGAAATTTTTACGGAATGTTGGGAGTACACCAACTTCCGTATATGATGAGCTTTGGGCTTACACTATTTATTTTTGTAGTAGTAACTAATGCTTACAATTTGATTGATGGCATTGATGGATTAGCGGGTTGTTTGGGCATAATAGCAGCCATTGCCTACGGCACTTACTTTGCGGTGGTAGGGGTGATCTGGGGTACCGTGTTATGTGCTACACTAGTGGGGGCACTGGTAGGCTTTTTACGATACAACTTCTCCAAGCAGCACAAAATATTTATGGGCGACAGTGGCTCGCTAGTGATTGGATTTATTTTGGCAGTATTGTCGGTAAAATTTATTCAATTCAACGAAAGCCCTAATGCCTGGTACATTGGCAATGCACCCACTGTGGCGATTGCGGTACTGGCTATTCCTCTGTTTGACACCTTACGGGTGTTTAGCCATCGTCTTCTCCGTAAAGTCAGCCCCTTCACCCCGGATAGGAACCACGTACACCATCTAATTGTAGACAATGGTCATAAGCACGCGCAGGCTACTATCTATCTATCTTTTGTAGGAGCACTAATTATTGCAGCCAGTTTACTTTTCGCCCAATCTTCTATCGCTCTTTCGCTCTCCGTTATTGTTCTGATTTTCACGGTTTATGCGCTGGCGGTTCAGCGACGCTATTTGGTACGTAGATCGAAGCTAGTAGTGCCTAAACGTACAGTTGTGGTTAAGGAGAAAGCAGTTGAACGATCTCGGGAAACCGCTACGTTGCAACCCCAAACTGCTCGGGCCACTAGTATCAGTGCTTAA
- a CDS encoding 30S ribosomal protein THX, giving the protein MGKGDKKTKRGKISKGTFGVRRPKKDEKKEEADKKER; this is encoded by the coding sequence ATGGGAAAAGGCGATAAAAAAACGAAACGCGGAAAAATTAGTAAAGGCACATTTGGGGTGAGGCGCCCTAAGAAAGACGAGAAAAAAGAAGAGGCTGATAAAAAAGAGCGCTAA